The DNA sequence CATATCGGAGCGTCGGAAGCAGAATACGTTCTGATCGTTCCAGGCCAAAACTGCGCCATCGCCGCCAACCACGCCGTAGCTAGCGTCGTGAGCGCCGGTGCTGGACCGAAGAGTGCATTGGTTGACACGAATCTTGAAGTCGTCAAACGAAGTGCGTCCGTTCTCAGCCGAATTCTTGGGGACTTGCGGCCAAACATACAACTGGTTCGGATACATGTTTGTAAAGTCGTTCTCCGTGGTAGTCCAGCCCGATGCTGCGCGCAGGTAGTCCAGAGAGATGACCTGTCGCATGTACGGACGGCTGTCATCGGCAACGATCTGAGCAGGCACGAAGTTGGACGGATTCGCATCGTACGGGAAGTGCGTCTGGCTGGTCTTCTGCGCCACGCTCGGATCAAAGTCTGTTCGGAGAGCCGTTACGTAGCCATCCGGTCCAGGAACCGATCCGGTAAATTCCAAAGCCTGAGGCAGAATCGAGGAACCACTGACAAACACCGTGTTACCACTTGCGTAGGCACTGCTGCGCACGGTCATGCCGTGGAGGATGACGTACCATTTCAGCGGGTTCCATCGGTCGCCAAGTTGGGCGGGGTCAATGATCGTATCTGGTCGACCCGATTCACGAAGAATGATGGGCTGACTCGTATTGATACTATCGATGATCTGGCCACGCTGAGCCGTCATCATGTTATCGATTCGAATGGTGGAGCCGACATCACCTGCTTCCTGCTCAATACGGAAGGATGCGGGCGGCAGAACGCTGAACGTGTTCGGCAACGTCGGGTCGGATGAACGAGCAAAATCGGGTTGGACGATCGCCGCGTTCGAGCTCACACTTCGACCAATCTTGATCTCGCGAGAACTGGTGTCGTCCTTGAAACACAGAAGGGCCGACGCAGGAACTGTCAGACCGGCCGGAGTGAACTTGCTGCCGCTGACCGTGACGAAGACGTTGCCATCGCGAACAACCGGAGCACCCTGGAAGCTAGCCTTAATGAAGTTGCCACCGAGATACTGGCTCAGGCTCAAGGCGCCAAAAGTCAGGTATTGAACCGGATCGTTATCGGGCAGGACGGGCGGAACCGTTTGCGTACCACCGCTATAGCTAAACGTATGCTGCGGGTAGAGATCCCAGCGGTACACCATTCGGAAGATGCCGCGTCCTTCTTCGCGAAGCGCAAAGAAGGAACCAAGATAATCGTTGGTACCAGAGCTTCCCGGAGAAAGATTCTGCGTGCTACACGTTGCGTAAATCGTGCCGTTCGGCGAAAGCGCGACGCCGTCAACGATATGCCGTTGCGCGGTCGCGGGAGTCGGGAACTGCAGTCGTCCTCGTTCCACCGAACCGATCGTGGTCGGGAATGCAGCACCCCAGTCGATCGTGTAATCGACTCGGACCGGATTCTCGGGATCGAGATCGGCAGGCGGCCAGGTTGCGGCCGGTGCCAAGGTTAGCGAAAGCGTTCCTTGACTCTGCGATATCGCGCCGGAGAAGACGGCCGCCATTTGCGCAGCGGTGTAGACTGTTCCGTCCGTTCGGACGAGCGAAACATGAACTGAAAGCGGATCGCCGGTGTTACCGATGTAAACCGGAAGACCGCCTTGATCTGAGGCACGGGTCGTGATCGTCACCACTCCGCCAGCTTCGCTGACCAGACGAGGATGCTCGCCCTTGGCCCCAAGCCACACACTCATGATTCCTGCATTCGCCAGATTCGGCGACGCTTGCGGCGTGAGCGGGAGGTACATGACCTTATCCAGACCACCGGAGTTATCCAAAATCGGAATGTAACCAACCGTCGGCGAACTAGAGATTCGCTGAATCGCGTTGCCGGTGCCGCCAAAGACGAACGGGTTCGAGCTTGCCGAGGTCGATCGCACGAGTTGAAGCGTGCGCAGGTCGACCTGCCAAACGCGACCGATGTAGGTTCCCGCCGTCGAAACGGTATCCACCACATAGGCGATACCTTCGTGAACAGTCGGCGCCTTCGGCACTTCGCCTGGAGCCAGACCAGCCGTACCGCCCAGACCTGGAGTCAAGGCTGCAACCGGCGTAAGAGCTTCGGTTGCCGGACAGCGGCGTGTCACCGGATCAAAGATCGGATAAACCAACAGTCGTCCGTCACCGGTTGTTACAAGAAGCTGGTCGGTCGGCACGCCAGTCGCAGGGTTCGGGATCTCGGCGCACACCGCGCTCGAAATTCCACTTGCAACCGGAGAGGTCGCAAAAATTAGGTCATCCTCATTTCCGAGGTTCGCATCTTGGAATCCATCGTCAGGATTGCCGTCTCGATCCACATCGGACCGCGGGTTGACGTCGTGACAAAAGACTCGGTCGTCGGCTACCGAGAAGGACATTCCCTTATAGATAACCGGCGGTCGATAGTCCTCGACTGGGGCCGTGTAGGTCGCAGACGAAGAGGGGGTTGCGTAGGGAGCGGCCCACGACTGAAGGAGCGGAGCGCCCTCATCGATGAAGCTACTATAGTTGCGGCGCGATCCAGCACCAGCCTGACGCGATTGATTCGCAAGCGAAATAGCGTTGACGGCGAACTTGGCGGCGGCTGTGGCGTACTGGCCAGCCACTGACTTCCCTGCCGTTTGTCCACCTGGGTCGGCGGCGAAGTATTCGCGGTTCAAATTGGATCCCACTCGATTGAGCGCTTCGCTAACACCGCGAGTAGTCACCACGACATAGCCGTCGCCGATGTTGGCGACAGAAGTAGTGGGCGGTACATTCTGCCCGGCTCTTGTGACAGGTTGAAGTCGACTGTAGGAACTCGTATTGCCGACAATGTCCAACATAAGCGGTGCGACTGCGCCGGCTCCTTCACTTGCCGGATCGCTTGGCGCCATGCTTATGTTATTGATTGGCTGGTTCAGGAAAAGCGGCCCCACCGTGAGCATGCCGACCTCGGATGACGCAAGACGGAACGGATATCGCACCAATCGGCTGTTAAAGTCTGCCTGAACAATCAGTCTGTCTTGGGGCGGATCGTAAACCTGGAAGGAAATGGGCCCGCCCTGAGTTTGGTCGAGCCAACCATAGGTGTAGTCGATCCACAGCACACCGCCCTTGTCCACGAATCGTCGCAGTTTCTCACGATCCGAAGGGCTGACGGCCAAATTCGGAGTCGTGACCTGCAAAAGAGCAACATCCAGCTTGGCAAAGTCGTCGTCCGTCATGTTTGCGACGTTTACCCACCAATAGCGTACGGTTCGCTTGTTGACGGCGCTTCCTGCTGCCGGAGTGTTGTTATATCGCGCCGCGAAAAATGCCGTTTCGCTTGCATCCAACCAGCCCGGAGCCAGCGGATTGTAGATATTCCAGCCGGCCGGCTTAACCGACGTGTTGGAATCCAAATTGAACCAGACGAATGGGCCCGTTAAGCTTTGCCCCACTCCAGTCGGCTGATGGTCGCCGTTCAAATGCAGATACGCGGCCCGAATGTCAACATTCCGGCTCGCGTATGCCTGCTGTGCGTAGGCGGAAACCGCCGCGACCGCTAGGCTGACGACTGTAAGTAGTCTCTTCATTTACTTAGATTCTCCAAAGTAGGCCAGAGTCGGGCTGACCGGGAGCCGCGGCATTGGCGGCAACTGGTAAGTGACTCCGTTCACAGTGCTCGTGCGAATCATCGCATTCGGATTCGCCGGATTGGCCGCCGTCACCGTGGAATCGAAACCAAACACGCCACCTACTCGACCAGTTGCGAGGGTCGGATCGTAGGAGATCGTCAGGTTCGAGGTGTAGGGTCGGGCCGCAGGGTTCGCCTTGGTCCAAGCCGATACGTGGCTGTAAGGAATGTAGTGCGGATTGCCCGTAGAACCGTCGAAGGTGCCCGCCTGCTTGGTGGGAATCCATCCCCACTTCTTCAGCCATTCGTTTTGAACTGAGATTGGTGGCGGCAGGTTCTCGGCGATGGAACCCACGATGTCGATTCGAACATCGATCGGTTCGCCGTAGAACGGTGCATTCGGCATATTGCCGTAGTTCTCAAGTCGATCTTTCGCAGCCTGGTTTCTTGCATCGACCAGCGATGCGCCACCGGACATCAATTTGGCGACCTCATTCTCGAAAGTGTCTCGGCGATCGTTCGGGTCCATGTTGTACCAGTCGCCCGGAATCACGAAGAACGAACCTTCCTCTGCAAAGATTGAGGCCTCGATCTTAACATCGAGCGGAACGGCTGCGGCTCGGGCCAACAGGTAGTTGCCGCTCGCCTGCGTACCGAACTGGGTCAGGCCAAGCGAAACGCTGTTCGAACCTTGAATCAACATTTCGTAGTTGTTCGTGTTAAACGTGTTCAAGAACCGGTTGTTGACGATGCTCGCGGTTGCCGCCGTCGGGTCAACGAGCGGAAATGCGACCGACTCAAACTTCGGCGACTGTTGGAAGACCTCGGTGCCCAATCCGTAAATATCTCCGAAAGCAGGAGGCGGTGCTGGGTTGTTGATGGCCGCCCAAATCAGCTTGGCCGAGTTGGTGACCGAATTGAGGACTTCAAACTGATACTGATCGTTGCCCCCGAACAATTGGCTGCCACGGTTCACCTTGATGTTGAAGAAGGAGTTCGAGGGTCCCGGGTTGGAATACTCCAGCGCCTGGGTCAGCAGGAGGTTCGTGCTCTCCGTCACACCCGTACCATTTGCATCAGCCGGATTGGCCGGATTGAATTCCTTGTAGGAAAGCGGAGCCGGGAGCCAGTTCTGGTAAGGCAGCGTGTTATTGGAGTTAGCCGGATCGCGGTCGCTCAGCGGGAAGTCAACCTGAAGATTGGTTTCACCATCGGGCGAACTGAGATGATCCGGACTGTAGCCGTTGATGCCAATGCCACCCTGTTCGACCTGAGCATTTGTCTCAGACGACGGGCCAACGAACATGGTCGGGTTCAGCGTAACGTAATCCTTCGCCATCAGCATCAGGGCCGATCGGCTCGGACGGGTCAAGCGGTTGTTCGTGATGACAGCCGGATAAGCGGCGGTGACATCGTTCGCCTGAACACCCTTCAGGATGCTGCCCTCGATGTAAACCGTCTTGTTCGATACGACGGTCATCTGAACGTCGGTGGGAATCACACCACGAACGCGGACGTTCCCTTCGAAGTACACAACACCGTTGAATACCGGCCCGAGACTGAAGTCGCTCGGCGTCAGCGCATCATTGATCGAGGCCGACATGCCCTGCGTGAGGGTGTTGATAATGTGGATTCGACCATCGTTGCCATAACCCACTCGGTATCGCATCGAGGTCAAACCACTATCCGTACCGTCCGCCCGCTTCCAGGTTCGCTCTTCTGGCTCCTGGTCGGGGTGGGCGTTGCGTTGAATAACGAAGCCGTCTTTGGTGAGGAGCAGGAACGCGCCGACCGGAATATAGAACGGTCCGTGCCATCCGGTTCGGAAGTTCGAGCTCGACGAAGCGTCGCCGAACGAGCTGAGCCAGTCCTGGACGAGAGAGGAAGTCCCACCGGCGATGCGGCGGCCTTGTTCGTCGTCAGGAACCTGGTAGTCGCTGGAGTTATCGACGTACGGGCCTTCGCCGTGGCCAAAGAGACCGGTGTTGCCCGACGGACCGAGAATGCCCGAATCCTTTGTCAGCTTCAGGTAGCGATTGGTGTTGGCGCTTTCGGCCACATCCGCGCTTGAGAGCATCGAAGCCGGCGTCAGGTAGCCAACGCCTCGAACATCGTTCGAGCCGTCTGCATCCGACAAACCGTCGCGGAACACGCCGCCAAACGTCGAAAAGGCCGGATTGTAGCTGTCGAGGACCATGTTAGCCGACGTCACCTGCCAGGAGTTCGTCGTTCGATCCCACCACGACTTATTGACCGTGAGGGTTCCACCCGAAGCCGACTGAATCGCGCCCGAAGCCTCGATTCCGTCGCCCATCGTCTGGTTCAGGTCAGCGATCATCGGACCATAAACTCGAAGGTCGCCATTCACGCGCATCGAACCACCACTCGGCAGTCCCATGATTGCCGCGCCCGCGCCCGTCGGAGAAAGGTTATAGGCATCCTGCGTATCGCCAACCTGGCGAGGGGCATCAACCGGTGTACCATCGGCACCCGGAGTCTCTCGATACATCGCGCCACTGTCCGTAGCAAAGCCCATCTCGATTGGGTGAGTGCTCTTATACTTGTTGGTTTCGAACCGGGCGTAGTCGATCAGGCCGATTTGAGCGAGGGCCAGGAGCTTACGACTAGATGTTTCCTTGCCGTCGTAGTCCTTCATCTTGGCGTAGGCTGCGTCAAACCCCGCTTGGTCGGCAAAGTTCTGGAATTGAACTGTCGCATTGGCTGCCACGGTCGTCGGGTCCTTGGCGTTCACCTCGCCTTGTCGACCGATTGATTCGATCTTCAAGTAATTTCGAGCCAAACCGGGATCATAAAATGTCCCAACACCGGTGCTAGAGAAGATGCTTTGGTCGCCCGGAGCGTAGGTCACGCGCACCAATGCTCGACCACCTTTGTAGTCGATTCGGAAGAATGGGCCAAGGCCGTCCGGGCCTCCGTTATCGATTCGAGTGGTTCCCGGGAAGTTCAGAGGAACACCGCCAGCCGTCGCGGGAGGACGCAGGTAGTAAGCGTCTGGGTCGCGAGTGGTGTCTGGAACGAGCTGAGTCAGCGGCGTCGCCTGCCCACGCCAGTCGGCACCGAGGTCCGAATTGACGAGTTGGGACTGAGCATATCGGACTCCCGACTCGGCGAAGTCGCTGTTTACACCACGAGCTTTCGCATTCGAGGCGCCGCGAATCGTTCGGCTCAAGATCGACGCGAAGGCCGCGCCAAGAATCAAGAGGACGAACAGAACCAAGAGCGCGATGATCAGCGTCTGACCATGCTGCATTCGTGGACGGTAGTTTCTTCTCTTCATCGGGGATTACCTTATAAAGTTGCGGACGTTGGCAGTGGCCTTCATCGTGACAGTCTGCGGGAACGGCACATCGGATTGCGGATAGTTGCGAATCGTCATGATGACCTGCATCAACTGCCTTGTGTCGTACTCAACTCGAACCACGTCGTCGGGCGCCGTGAATTGGAATTTGTACGCTACACGTATTCGACCGGGAACGTCGTTGGTTGTTCCAGGAATTCTCATAGTCGCCGGAATTGGGACTTCTGGCGCAGAGCAGAGTTGCACGTAGCCCACCTTGAACCGAGGTTGGAAGATCGCGCTAACCAAGCTCGTTCGGTCGTACACGGCCGGCGGAGTCGGGAAGCCGAGGGCAGCATAACCTGCCGGCGTCGGTTCAGCGATGTTTGCATAGTTGATGCGGTACTCGTTCGGACCCGGCTCGTGGTTGACGCGGTGGTATCGAACTTCGAAGCCATTGTTCGGGCCAGGATTCTGGTCGGGACCATAGATTTCTTCGCTTCCCGGAACAATGATGGCTCGCGGGAACATCGCCAGCGGACTCATCGAGCCGTCGCCCTGCGGAATCGTGCGCAGGTCGATGAATCGATGGGCGCCACCCGTCTCACCTAACTGAGAAGGCACACCGTTTCGACCATACTTAGCGTCATCCCAAATCTTGTCAAAGACTCGGTTGATATTGAACCGACCGAATGTGTTGTCCCAATACGGGGAGTCCGAGAAGACTCCGGTCGCTAGACCAGTATCTGTCGAAGGCGTCAATCCCGTATCTGTATTCACCCATCCGCTCGAGACCGTGCTCTGTGCCGGCACCTGAGGAAGGTTCAGGCTGTTCAAGTCAAGCGGGCTAAAGAGGTTCGCCGAGGCGTTCGGGTCCTTGGTGACATCACCCACTTCCCAGTTATTGAAGCTGCCGATGAGCCGTCCGGTAAGGTTGTTCGTGAAGAACGGCATGAACTTCGCGTATACGTCTGCATTCGCCGAGCTCAGCCAGCCGCTCACCATGTTGGCGGCGTTCAGGCCGGCAGTGAACGGGTATCGGCTATTCGGATCATATCCGTGGCTCTTATAGGCCGTTGTGTAGGCGGTGATATCGAAGGTCTCGATACCGCTACCTGCCGTGGTATCGGGAATTCCCGACGTATTAGGATCGACGTAGAACGTTGCAAAATTAGCGTTGTCCGTCCGGCCAACCTGGTAAGCGGTTCCACCGCCGTTGTTCCAGTTGGAACCATAGGACCGGACCACCACGTTGCTCCACATCGAGAACTGTCCGGCGTAGACCTCGGAGCCGATCTGATCGGCGCTCTCCGATTCGCTACCCAGCGCTGCCGCAGCTTCACCATCCACGCCATCGCCTTCCACGTGCGACGGACGGAAGAGCACTAGAGGAGTGATGCGGGGCGACCATACGCCCGCCGCATTCGTCATCTTTACGAGCCGTTGTGCCTTGTCGATCTGCGGTTGGATCAGGTCGTAGCGGGTCATTTCCGTTTCGACCTTAGCGACCTTCAGCCAGTTCTGAATGCGCATCGCCTTCGAGTCGTTATTGACCGGCGTGCCAACTGCTGCATTGGTGGCGAGGAAGAAGTCGGGATCATCCAGGTTCGGGGTTCGGTTCGTTGCGTCGGTCGCGTCGAAGAACTTAGCATTGACCTGAGGGATGAAGTTTCCGCTTCCCGGAGGCACCTCGGTCATGACAACCGGCTGAACCTCGGCCGAATAGAGAACGAAAAGGTTGTCTCGTCCGCCGCCGCGGGTCATCAGAAGCCCGTCGTAAGGGTTGTTGTAATTCTTGAACGGATCGCGCAATCCAATCCAATAGCGCTTGATCGTCGTTCCCGCCGCGAGAGGAAGCTGGACTTGCCCCTTGGCCGACTGAAGCGTCGGGTCTTCTTTGCCCGTGACAGGATCGATGAAGCCGCCGCCAGGACCACGCTGACCAACCTTTTGGGGCAGAACCAGATCGAGCTTGGTGTAGTTCATGCCGATCTTGACATAGCCGCCCGGAGTGGTGACTACCGCGCCGGTGTCGTCGATGCCCTTGGTCGGAATCGGAGCCACGATACTAACTCGGCCCTTGACCCCTTCCACATCGCGTACGGCAACTGCTTCGCCGATTTCCTTGGACAACTCTTCGGTGAGAATTCGAGCCTTATCTTGCGCGTCGGAGTACGCCTGAGCCGTTCGCGTCGCATTGAAGGTCTGAACCATCGGGATCGTGATGATGGTCATCAGGATCGCCGTGATCGCCATGACGGTGATCAACTCGATCAGGGTGAAAGCGTACTGTCGCCGGTTTCTCATTGGATTGCATCCCCTCGGTGAAGGTAGGTTTCTTTCGTCGTGACACTCCACTCTTTCGCCCAGTTGCCAAAACCGGTGTTCAAGTTCACAACCGGATCGGTACCCAAAGCGAAGGAGTTGATGTTGTAGAAGACTTTAGCCAGAACCGAGACGCCCTTTACGTCAGTGACCGCATAGGCCATCGACTCAGGACTGCTTGTATCCTGCGCGATGTTGGTCGCCGCCACACGGTCGTTCAGGTCGATCGAAGGCAAGGGCTGAGCCATGCCGTCTCCCGATCGGTACTTGATCATGAATTCCGCCCCCTCAAGCGTTTCGGCTGTCGCGCCGTTGTAGTATCGAACTTTGCCGATCGAAACCTTGCGGTTCACATCCATCGGCGGGAAGTAGATACGAGTCGGAAGTCCACCCAAGGCTGACGATCCGCCAACGTAATACTGAGCCGCGCCGGGAATATTGTAGGTGAAGTCATAATGCGACGGGTTACGCGCAATCTGCACCGCCCACTCTTCTCGGCCCATGTAAAAAATTCGGAGTACACGACCAGTGACGTTCGTCATCACAGTTCCGCCCGCCGTCGCGACTGCCTGGGTCAGGCCGTTCGTGTCGTCATTATCGATATCGAACAACGTCACGTAGCCGTTCGTCTTGTCGATCTTCATCGTCGGGCTGCCGTTGTACGACTCAAGCAATTGCCCGCCCGTCTCTACATCGATGATCAGAACGTTGTCGGCATCCTTTGTGTTAGCGCCTGGCACCTGCGTGTTATTGACGAAGCAGATGTCTTCCATGCCTTGGTTCGGCGTGGGCGGCGGTACCGCGATCGAATCGTGATCGGGGGCCGACTTACCGTCTGGGCCGTTGACCGAGTTGGTTCGAATGGACGGAACCGCCAGCTTCAGAACTTTCGGCAGGCCCGCCGGACTGCTGGAGCTCACGCGAAAATCTTCGTGAAGGATTCGCCAGTCGCGGACGTCGTAGTCGATGCGCGCGACATAAGGCTGCCGCGTCGCGCCTGCTCGTTCTTCGTATTTATTGTAGAGGCCAGGGTTAAACAACACCTCACCAATCAGTGGGTTAATCACCTTGTAGGTGAAGATTTCGTTGGGATCCCAAGCCGACGCCGTAGTAATTTCGCGGTAAAGCCGAGCGATCTTGATTGAATTAACTTCGACGTTGACAAGATTCTCGCCGCCGCCTAGCACACCCGGGATCGACGCCACCGGTACCACAACGTAGCCCGTCGTAGACGTACCGATCGTCACGATTTGCGACGTCAGAGTCCGAGTAAAGACATTGCCGCCGCTGTTGATCGTTGCCGTCAGCGAAACTCGGAAGTTGCCCGATACGGTCGCCGACGCCGGGAAGGCGATTTCAACAAGATTCGTGTCTTCGTTGCCGACGGCGAATTCATAGTCGCGCAAACCTTCATAGTCCGTCGTCTCATGAACCGCCCGTCGGTACATGTCGCGTCCGTAGATCAGAAGTTGACCAGGAAGCGGAGCGCCGTTCGTAAAGTCGGGTGGCCCCAGCTCCAGCATGGCAAGGCAACCGAAGTAGTCGTTTGCGGTCGGCGTGCCAGGTGTCAGCCATTCAGGGGCGGAAAGACGGTGAGTCTCACCGATCACACGCCGGAAGACGTTAGGCCCGGACTGAAGCTGCCAAGCTCGGTCGGTTCCCTGCACGATTCCCGTCGAGTCAATACCGGTCGTGATCGGGCTGTACTCGGTATTCGAAATATTGGAATCTACGACTGGGGTGTAGACACCCGAGATCAGTTGGAACTGGATCGGTAGAATGGCCTCCGGGACCAGGTCCGGCCTCGCCTTCAAGGATTCGAGAGCCGATCGGCCAAGACCGACCGCCACCGAGTTGTCCCTGGCACGGTTCAGGATTCGAATGCCGCCCGGAAAGATTTGGGCGATGGCAAGAATCCCAACCAGGAATACAACGATGACGACCAAGACCTCAACGAGGGTCGTCCCGCCGATACGGCTAAGTTTTCGCGATGGAGAGATCATAGTTCTTTCTCCAGCCCTAGGGCATCATTCGCCATGCTCGTTCGGACATTTGCTTAGAATCGAGCGGTCGAGCGCTGCCACCGAGGAAGAGAACGATGTCTTTGCTTCCACCAGGCGTCAAGAAATTGGAGTTGTAGTCGCGGTAGAACGTATCCCACGTCACCACCGTCGTGTCGGGCGGGTTGCTGTATCCAAGCTGGCGCGGATCATCCAGCGCACTGCCTATACCCAAACCAAAAGTCGTCCAGAAAAGCGTGTAGTGCATCTCGTAGTAGGAGTTGCCGTCCGAGCTCAGTTTGGTCGGACCTACGTCGTAACCGCTAACGGCATAGAATCGGCCCGCGCTTACATCGGACGGGTCCGTCGTTTCGTTAGGAGCCGTCCCCGGATTCTGCAAATAGTATTGAGGCGC is a window from the Armatimonadota bacterium genome containing:
- a CDS encoding prepilin-type N-terminal cleavage/methylation domain-containing protein, with amino-acid sequence MRNRRQYAFTLIELITVMAITAILMTIITIPMVQTFNATRTAQAYSDAQDKARILTEELSKEIGEAVAVRDVEGVKGRVSIVAPIPTKGIDDTGAVVTTPGGYVKIGMNYTKLDLVLPQKVGQRGPGGGFIDPVTGKEDPTLQSAKGQVQLPLAAGTTIKRYWIGLRDPFKNYNNPYDGLLMTRGGGRDNLFVLYSAEVQPVVMTEVPPGSGNFIPQVNAKFFDATDATNRTPNLDDPDFFLATNAAVGTPVNNDSKAMRIQNWLKVAKVETEMTRYDLIQPQIDKAQRLVKMTNAAGVWSPRITPLVLFRPSHVEGDGVDGEAAAALGSESESADQIGSEVYAGQFSMWSNVVVRSYGSNWNNGGGTAYQVGRTDNANFATFYVDPNTSGIPDTTAGSGIETFDITAYTTAYKSHGYDPNSRYPFTAGLNAANMVSGWLSSANADVYAKFMPFFTNNLTGRLIGSFNNWEVGDVTKDPNASANLFSPLDLNSLNLPQVPAQSTVSSGWVNTDTGLTPSTDTGLATGVFSDSPYWDNTFGRFNINRVFDKIWDDAKYGRNGVPSQLGETGGAHRFIDLRTIPQGDGSMSPLAMFPRAIIVPGSEEIYGPDQNPGPNNGFEVRYHRVNHEPGPNEYRINYANIAEPTPAGYAALGFPTPPAVYDRTSLVSAIFQPRFKVGYVQLCSAPEVPIPATMRIPGTTNDVPGRIRVAYKFQFTAPDDVVRVEYDTRQLMQVIMTIRNYPQSDVPFPQTVTMKATANVRNFIR